GGGCGGCACTCCCAGAAGAGGAATGCCGCCCGAAAAGAGTGGTGGCTCAGGTCGGAATCGAACCGACGACACAAGGATTTTCAGTCCTCTGCTCTACCAACTGAGCTACCGAGCCACAAAAATGGAAGGGCGAGTAAAAGGGCCGCCGAAAGCCGCCGTCAACGGCTTTTTGGACTTTTTGCGGCCGGCGAAATCCGCCGCAAACTCAGCAGCCGCGGGCGGATTTCCGGACGAACCCGTCGCGGGGCGAACCGGTTCAGCGTTTCCCTGCCTCAGACCAACGTCTCCGTGTTCCGGCTGCGCAGGTAGATCGTCTTGTGGTCGAGGTCGTGCACGGCCTGGATGTAACGAATCGTCCGGCTGCGTGCGCGCATCAGGATCGAGTGCGTCGTCGCGTGGCGCCCCACGACCTTCACTCCCGGCAGCAGCCAACTCGAGGTGATGCCTGTCGCGCAGAAAATCGCACCCGGGCCCGTCACGAGATCCTCGGCATAGAAAATCTTTTTCAGGTCTTTCGCCGCCGGGTCCTTGGCGATGCGCGCCTTCTCCTCGTCGTCGCGCACCCACATGCGGAGCTGTTGCCCGCCACCGAGTGCGCGGAGCGCGGCCGCCGTCAGCACGCCTTCGGGCGAACCACCGATACCCAGGTAAAGATCGACGCCGCTGTCGGGCAGCGATGGCGCGATCGCAGCGGTGACGTCGCCGTCGGTGATGAGGCGCAGCGCGGCGCCGACTTTGCGCACACCGCGAATGATCTTCTCGTGGCGGGGACGATCGAGGACCACGACCACGACCTCGCGCACATTTTTGCCGCGCATTTTCGCGACCTTGCGGACGATTTCCTCGACGGGCGTATCGAGATCGAAGCGCATGGCTTTGTTCTTCTGCATCGCGTGCGCGACCTGCGGACCGTAGGCGAGTTTCTCCGAGTAGAACGTCGGGATGTTCACCATCGCGTGGCCCTTCTCGGGCGCGAGCACGCCGGCCATGACGGAGATGGAATTGGGCAGACCTTTCGAGATGTTCGTGGTGCCGTCGATCGGGTCGAGGGCGATGTTGAACTTCGGCGAGCCGGCCTTCCACGTGCCGAGTTTGTCGCCGAGGAAAATGCCGGGCGCGTCATCCTTGATGCCTTCGCCGATCACGACTTCACCGCGCATGTCGATGTGGTCGAAGGTGCCGTTGATCGCGTCGCACGCGGCGGCGTCGGCTCCCTCCTTGTCGCCGCGGCCGATCCAGTGGACGGCGTTGAGCGCGGCGTTTTCAGTGGCGCGGATGAACTCGAATTCGAGCGACCGCTCCGGGTCGCTCTCCGTGAGGCTGATGCGTTTGGTCGGGGTGGCCATGGGGTGTTGGGTTCCGGAAAGCAAAGCGATGTTCCCCTCGTTGCGGCAACGCGCGCGGCGCGACCGCGGACGAGTATTAGAAACCGATTCCCGGTCCCCAGCTCCAGTTCAGCGCTCGCACTCGAGCGCCGCGCTCACGATGCCGGTCGGATGAAAAAGCCGATGACGCGCCACTGCCCGTCGGTATCAGCCGTGAGCGTGACGATCTCGTTGGCTTGGGCGCCTTCGTAGCTCGTCTTGAAGCGCACGACCCAATACTCGCCCTTCGGGGCGCGCGGGAGTTCCGTGGCGAAGGTCGCCTCGGCCAGCTCGCGCGAGTTGACCGCGCCGAGTGGCTGGCGCACCTGGCTCATCGCACCGACCCATTTTTCCTCGGTTACTTGGGCGCGAAAGCGCGAGGCGGCGTCCTTCCAGCTCTGCGCGTAATTACCGTCGTCGACGAGTTTCAGCCAAGCCTGTGCGAGCTTCGTGGATTCCTCGGCCGAACCGGCAACCTTACCCTCGGCCCCGAACGCGAACGTGCCGACCAACAGGCACGCCGCGGCGAACAGCAGACGCAACGTAGTCTTCATGTGTGCGCCGCCACTGATGGCAGCGGCGCACGACCTAGGCAAGCTGCGACGCGGGACGCGCCGGCGTCACATCTTGCGGAAAACGAGCGCGGCGTTCTGACCGCCGAAACCGAGGTTGTCGCTCAGCACGGTGCGGACGTTGGCGGAGCGCTTCACGTTCGGCACGTAGTCGAGGTCGCACTCCGGATCGGGCGTCTCGAGGTTGATCGTCGGCGGAACTTCGCCGGTCTCGATCGTCTTCACGCTGATCACGGCTTCGATGCCGCCGGCGGCGCCGAGGAGGTGGCCGGTCATCGACTTGGTCGAGCTGATCATGACCTTCTTTGCGTGTTCGCCGAAGACCTTCTTGATCGCGAGCGTCTCGAACTTGTCGTTGTAGGGCGTGGAGGTGCCGTGGGCGTTGATGTAATCGATCTCCTCCGGGCGCACGCGGGCGTCCGCGAGGGCGCGCGTCATCGCGAGCGAGAGGCCCTTGCCCTCCGGATCGGGCGACGTGATATGGTAGGCATCGCACGTGGCGGAGTAGCCGACGAGTTCGCAATAGATGTGGGCACCGCGCGCGAGCGCGTGTTCGAGGCTCTCGATGACGAGGATGCCCGAGCCTTCGCCCATGATGAAGCCGTCGCGGTTCGCGTCGAACGGCCGGCTGGCTTTCTGCGGGTTCTCGTTGTTCGTGCTCATCGCCTTCATCGAGCAGAAGCCCGCGTAGGACAACGGCGTGATCGCCGCCTCGGCGCCACCGCAGACCATCACGTCGGCCTCGCCGCCGCGGATCATGCGGAGCGATTCGCCGATGGCGTGGGTCGCCGTCGCACAGGCGCTGACGACGCCGAAATTCGGACCGCGCGCACCGAGGTCGATGGCGACGAGGCCGCCGACCATGTTGCTGATCAGCGCGGGGATCATGAAGGGCGACACCTTGCGAGGGCCGCGCTCGACGAGGTTCTTGTGCTGATTCTCGATCGTGAGCATGCCGCCGATACCGGAGCCAATGATGACGCCGACGCGGTCCGCGTCTTCTTTGGCCATGTCGAGCTTCGCGTCCGCGATGGCCTGTTTGGCGGCCACGAAACCGAAATGCGTGTAGCGGTCGTTACGGCGGACCTCCTTCGGGTCCATGTGCTGCGCCGGGTCCCAGTTGCGCACCTCGGCGCCTATCTGGCAGGCGTAGTCCTTGACCTCGAACTGCGTGACGCGATCGATGCCGCATTTGCCGGCAAGGATGCTGGCCCAGAAATCGGGCACATTGTGGCCGAGCGAGGCAACGACGCCCAGACCGGTAACGACGACACGTTTGTGCGGAGAAACGGTTTCCATCAGCGGGACACAGTGAAAATAAAAAGGCGTTCTACCAGTCCCGATTTTCCGGGTGGTAGAACGCCTTTAGGAAAGGGAACTTACTTCGCGCCCGCCTTGGACTCGATGTAGGTGATCACGTCGCCGACCGTCTGCAGTTTCT
This window of the Candidatus Didemnitutus sp. genome carries:
- the fabF gene encoding beta-ketoacyl-ACP synthase II; this translates as METVSPHKRVVVTGLGVVASLGHNVPDFWASILAGKCGIDRVTQFEVKDYACQIGAEVRNWDPAQHMDPKEVRRNDRYTHFGFVAAKQAIADAKLDMAKEDADRVGVIIGSGIGGMLTIENQHKNLVERGPRKVSPFMIPALISNMVGGLVAIDLGARGPNFGVVSACATATHAIGESLRMIRGGEADVMVCGGAEAAITPLSYAGFCSMKAMSTNNENPQKASRPFDANRDGFIMGEGSGILVIESLEHALARGAHIYCELVGYSATCDAYHITSPDPEGKGLSLAMTRALADARVRPEEIDYINAHGTSTPYNDKFETLAIKKVFGEHAKKVMISSTKSMTGHLLGAAGGIEAVISVKTIETGEVPPTINLETPDPECDLDYVPNVKRSANVRTVLSDNLGFGGQNAALVFRKM
- a CDS encoding DUF4019 domain-containing protein, translating into MKTTLRLLFAAACLLVGTFAFGAEGKVAGSAEESTKLAQAWLKLVDDGNYAQSWKDAASRFRAQVTEEKWVGAMSQVRQPLGAVNSRELAEATFATELPRAPKGEYWVVRFKTSYEGAQANEIVTLTADTDGQWRVIGFFIRPAS
- the glpX gene encoding class II fructose-bisphosphatase → MATPTKRISLTESDPERSLEFEFIRATENAALNAVHWIGRGDKEGADAAACDAINGTFDHIDMRGEVVIGEGIKDDAPGIFLGDKLGTWKAGSPKFNIALDPIDGTTNISKGLPNSISVMAGVLAPEKGHAMVNIPTFYSEKLAYGPQVAHAMQKNKAMRFDLDTPVEEIVRKVAKMRGKNVREVVVVVLDRPRHEKIIRGVRKVGAALRLITDGDVTAAIAPSLPDSGVDLYLGIGGSPEGVLTAAALRALGGGQQLRMWVRDDEEKARIAKDPAAKDLKKIFYAEDLVTGPGAIFCATGITSSWLLPGVKVVGRHATTHSILMRARSRTIRYIQAVHDLDHKTIYLRSRNTETLV